One stretch of Zingiber officinale cultivar Zhangliang chromosome 6B, Zo_v1.1, whole genome shotgun sequence DNA includes these proteins:
- the LOC121988735 gene encoding hydrophobic protein LTI6B translates to MGTATCIDILVAIILPPLGVFLKFGCKVEFWLCLLLTLLGYLPGIIYAIYAITK, encoded by the exons ATGGGGACTGCCACATGCATAGATATACTGGTAGCCATCATTCTTCCTCCTCTCGGAGTCTTCCTAAAGTTTGGCTGCAAG GTGGAGTTTTGGCTTTGCCTTTTGCTGACACTGCTTGGCTACCTCCCAGGGATCATCTATGCAATCTATGCCATCACCAAATaa